The genomic stretch TAAGCAGCAACTACTTCTAAATTTTATTAACTGGTAATGTCACGAGCATAAATTGGAACAATACCAAATATTTGCAGATCAGATTTAATTTTTTGGTCAAATGTTTTAACTTTAATATCCCTAAATGATCATTGAGATTGATGATCATTTagattgaaaaaaataatttgcagcCCTACAAGCAGATGTTTCATATATCTCAAAACTGAACATGTACCACCAAACTTCACTATATCACTTAAAATCACGAGTgaggaaatgcagatttttcTAATTGGGTGAACTGACTCTTTGGGAACTGAATGTGACTTTCTACAGCCTCTCTCCATTGTTTCCCAAGTCTTTGAAGAAACTCttcaaagctgctgctgcagctctggacaGACTGAGAAGCTGAAACAGCTGCCAAACCACCTGACCCCTCTCACTTGGATGAGCCACTTCTAAATCAAGCAGcttaacacacatgcacacagctgctCTGGGTTGCTGAGCACTGTGACTGACGGTGATGTAACTATTGCTTAAACCCACAGGCCAGTAACTGACAGGGCACTGTGTTGCTGCTGAGAGGAAGCATGATCCAAGGAGGTGTCAGGCACGAGGAAGATCCAGACAGAGGAACATAGTAACAAAGGCACACATTTCTGAAGTTGACACACACTAACAAGAATCTGACtatataaaaactattttttgcTCTGGGGCTACAAAGAAAATTTTATGTTATTAGAAGAGAAAACTGATCCATGTTATTTTCCTAACCTGTTGCTGCTGGGTGGAGGGGCCGTTGACTCCCTCGTAGAAGCACTTCTCTGCTTCATCATAGCGATGTTTGTCAAACCAGATTTTCTCTGTGGCGAGGCACTGCAGTCCGCTCATGTTGCTACTGAGGAGGGAAAGTCAGGAATGGAGGAGAAATTAGACAATGCAAAAATACATCAGTATTTTATCTACTAACAGCCATGACATGGTGCAACAGCCAGCACAGTCAGCAACAGGGAAGACATGAGAGAACATGGATTAATTAGAGGCTTGACCATGAAGCTGCCATATTATATTACAGGTTACAACATGCAGATCCACAGGTGGAGTTGTGGCTTGAATAGGGagagataaatgaaaacattttcacacagacattttatattatatacatgACCAGCAAGCTGACGTGACAATAactgaggtgaaaaaaaaatggaaaatttatTGCAAGTATGTTTCACCTCCCCTCTCACTTTGCTGATGGgtttcagcagcagacacatTCAATCTGTGAAACAGAATTGCCTGCTCTGCAAAGTCTGGATTATCAAACAAAAGGTTGTGCACTGCCCCTTTACTGACAGCACAGGTCTACTTGTTTAAACACAGACCCAGTTCTAATTGCATATTGGTGACACGACAAAAAGCTCAGCCTTTGTGGgcattaaagaaaatacaaatgggTACATTAGTGAGGTGTGTTGTTTCAGGGAATGGTGAAAAATCATTTGATCCAGGAATGTGAGTTTTTCCCTGATATATCCATGGATTTAACGCAGCACTGTGAATTACAATACTATGAGATTAGATTTTACAaccaaataaattaattttatattttgttgtgaTGATTGTGAGATAAAGAGCAGCAATCTAACACAAAATAGACAGAAGGTACATTTACAAACTGGCAATCTCAGTGCCATGTTGGATGAGGTTGCATTGTACTGCAGTGAAGATGAGCATGGTTCAACTTTTTTGCTGAAACACTTGGCATTGGAAACTCTGGTGCATCAATACATTAACCTTACTTAAATCACTTCTGTCATCAATATGAATCTGACCTAAATAAAAAACTCCAAAATTTCTATAAACCTGCATGTCAAAAATATTCCAGACAATAAGTAAGTTAGCATGACTGAAAACAAGAACGCAGacagacaaattaaaaacaatcatcatggttaaaaagactaaaaacacaCGTCTCTTCCATTCTCTGTGTGAGCAGTCATACTTGTCCCGTCTGGGCCTGTTTTCCGTCTCTGAGAGGGCTCTCTTCCTCTGGACCGGCCTCCTGATGCTTTTGCCCTCCTGCTCAGTCTCAGAGGTGGTGCGACTGCGATTTTTACTGTACTGATGGTGAGGAGTATCAGAGGACTTCAGAGTGTTGACAGGGTGTCCCTGATCCTGCTGCTCACTGTGAGAACGTTTGGAGTAAAAGGTTAAGAAGCCTCTGGTGTTTGGGCTCCTAGGAGAGGACGACTGTGGGCTATTGCCATTAGAGGAAAGCCACCGTTGGTAGTTGCTCTCAGCATGCTCATAGATACTGCGGTTGTACCAGATTCCCTCTGCCTGCATGCCCTGGAGGATGGGACTTTGACCATAGGAGCTCCTTGCCTCCATGGGGGAGCTCAACCACTCCTCTTCAGCCCCAGAGTTCTGGCTCTCTGACTGGGACAAACGTGGGCGTCGCCGCACTCTCCCAAACTGGACATTGTCTCCACTGATGATGCCTCTTTCAATGTTGGGAATATTACCCGATCTGAAAGCACCCACTGGGACAGCATTTTGAGGGGCTTCTTTCTGCTGACTTTTTGGCCAAGCTTGATCCATTTCTCTATTAAAGGGGTGTCTTCTCTATTCACTTACATGTCAGGTTCATACGGAGAGAAAAGAATCAACAGGTGGAACCTAGAGCTCTTAGTTCAGTGTAAAGGTAACATCACTTGCTGGTGAGAAACGTCAGCTGATATGTGATGCCAATGTGGCCCAAGGGCAAACAAACTAGGGATTGATCAAAaagcctttttttcccccagaaaATGCACATTATCATATATTTCCCTTTAAAGGAAGAATTCAGATTGGGCCTTGTTAATATGTATTTAGGATAATGTTAGAATGGTTCATTGATCAATCTCACATTGGACTTTCAAAAAGcaaaatcaaagcaaaatgCAGGTAACACAAACGGCTGAAATGGTCAACATTTAAGTTAGGGTGTTAGGATACAGTGTTCCCTCAGTATGAATTTCTACTCCAAAACCAATGGagtacaaatatttacaaaaaaaagagtATGATCATATATTAGAAATATTATAATCACAacttaaaacacacagataatgACGGGTGTGGTGAAAAACTAGAACAAGACTATTAATTTCAGACAAAGCGGTGCTCAATTAATGAGGAAACACTGTATTCACGCATTAAATGTGTTTCTCCTGAGACATATGAAAACCCAACCTGTGAAACTGTGCCTGCTCACCTTTGTTTTGGGATGCTGGGGGATAATGTACGCTACCTATCGTGGAGTGGAATATTTACATCGTTCAAAAGATTTTGTGtgcaaatgaaaatgccaaactcataaaatatctaaaataaaaatttcatgAAAGACTTTCCAAAAGTCTGACAGCACGGACTTTAAACAAACAGGCAAATGATAGTATCCATGCATGaaataaaagacattaaaaaaaaggaaaaagctaGCAGCTAACTAAAGCTAATGCAGCTTAACTCTGATGGTCATTTCTCACAtttcaacaaacaaaatatctgGCACTACAAATTTTAATCTGCATCGTTATGGGGCATATTTCAACACAACTCATTACGCCATGAAGGGAGGGTTTACTGCAAATCTATATTAGACCAATTAGTTtcagacagatgcacacaaCAACCTGTCAGAGTTAAATACTTTCACTACACCATATAACTGCAATAAAATGAGACCATGTGTTAAAGCATCAGCTGAAAAGCAACTTTAAAATCAACACTCACCCTTGCTAAATGTGGAGCTAATGCCCAACAGAGACACAGGagacaacattaaaaacaaagtgcatatttgtaattttttaacGGGAAGAAACACTGAACTTTAATTTAGTCCATGCAAGATGAATCCAAGTTAAACGGCACCAAAAATAACTGCACAACTGGCTGACAACATGTCAGTTAAATGACTGAAATAAGATGACAACTCGTATATACAACCACTCATAAAATAGGCAAACAGGTAGTACAAAGTGGTAATaacaacaggaaaataaaatctgtgcTGTATTTTGTTCCAGCACGCACACTAGCTAAAGTTACGTTAACGTCACTGAAGTTTTTTGACAGCCCCCCAACAACTTAAGTTTAGTTGACCACGTGGCGCTTAAAAAATCTAACTTTAAACTAGTTAATGAgttttacaaaacattaaactATTTATAATGTCCCAggtcataaaaacacaacttaacGGTACTTACTGTTAGTTTTATTCGACGTTTTATGGCTCGACACCCGTCACTTGGCGTGCTACCTCGGCAGTAATCTGTGGTGGAAAAGGACCCGTATTCACGGGCTGCCTGTATTCTTCAgggacgggggggggggggaattaGCATTTCTACAAGGTTATTGGTCATTTTcgcatttatttaaatttacgAGAAATATATCACATAAAAAACtcacaggaaaagagaaaaacaagctACTTTACAGGAATCCCCAACATTAATAGAAATTCCACTTTTCAAGACTAGTTGTATCATTGGTACGGTCTACCCGGGCAAAGACTTCATTTCCCATAGTTCAAAGAGAACAGCGGTGAGCTGTAATCAGGTATTTTAACGCTATTTTCACTGGTTCCCAGACAGAGCAGACGCAAtattgattttgtcttttttaagtacatttttttgccactgtaagtaaaaataaataaaataaatctgggATAAACGTTAATAATATAAAGTTTAGCTGAGATTTAAGCTTCTTGTACAGCCAAATACTTTTACCTCCCTTCTGCTGCAGATGGCAGACTCGTCCAGCCAATTAAAACATAGTCTACAGGCTACTACGTGTCCTGTACAAAAAcccattattattaatattagtagtagtagtaggaACCAACTTTTGCTATTTGAGTTGCAAGGTAGAGCTTGTAAAGGATTGGttgattaaaataataaatttgacATAATATTCAATAGAATCATAATAATTTAACCCGAATTGCTTTTCAGAATATGTTAATTTATAGAAGTATCATTTAATGAAAAGGTCTAAAATGCACACaacaattaataaaatatttgaaaataaattaaatatcacCTTACCAAAAACTATACAGTGACAATGGTCAACAGACTGAAAGGCCTACAGCTACACATACAGGTAGGGGGAACACAAACTACCACAAAGCTCATGTaagctgctaaaaaaaaaagcagaactaGACACAAAGagaccatgaaaacacaaaataactgaaaagacacacaaaacaaagtggTTGCACGACCCTGTGTGTGATTAAATTCAGATATAAATGTCTGCAGTGTAACTCCTTCAACAgatgaatgtgaaaacaaaaactgcagatACATCATTCTGCACAGCAAAGTTCAAACCTCCGAGTGAAGTAGCGATAAGCAAAACACAATTCTAACTGGAGGGCCTTATAAATCAGTAAAATAGTATCATTTAAGCTTCATGTTAACAAATATACTGTTTAATTCCCAAAGGGAGTTTGCAATAAAGATGGTTGCCCTATCCTTCCAATTTAAAACCAAATTAAAGCCcattaaaaattacatttcagcTGGTgtgtaatgtctgtttttattatgtttgtcccctttctttttttgctgttaAGTACTTTGGATAAGCTTTtgaaagtgctatataaataaagctaAGTTGAGTTGGTAGGCTATGGTTACTAGGGTCACGTCAGTATTTATTGCATACAGGCTCATGAAATCTCATGAATCTTATCAGCAAACCCAGACTCAGCAGCTTTAGATCTCTTGACTCGTTCTCCCTTTTGTTAGTCTTTCATCATGTAAAGCACTCAGACCAGTGTGGGTTGGTAAACAATGGTATCTTTGTGCAGTTCACTGATGTCATGTTATAGGACTTCTGTGcaatgaaattaaaagaaattatttttgttacatgtaaaaattatgtttacacacacacgcttaaCAAGTCTCAGAAGCAACAACATGCATGTATTTTAGCGTGCAGTACAGGAAAGAGTTTTACCTGCATGAGGTGGGAACAATTATTCAATTAGTCAGTCTGCAGAAAGCAAAAATGCCTTCATTAAGCAAAATGGCAACAAGGCAAAAGATGGTTAAAGCTATGTGactattttctgtcttttatagttttatatgaTTGTAAAACTGAATATTGTTAGGCTCTGGACTGTGGTCTGTGAATCGGtcaaagtaaatattaaatatcaaatatcaatatcaaataTTGCAGCCTTACTATTAGCCTATATCACTGGCTTCAACTGAATTGTGTTATTTCTGACTTCCGTTGTGATAGGCCTACTAACAGTTTAAACCCACATTTTATTCAAAAGCTGCTTTGTATACAATCAGCTCCACTACAAATTCATAATGTTGTCTGCATCATCAGGTCATGACCAACAGTATCTGTGTTATACTTAGATGAGCTCGACTGACCTATGAATGTAGGTGATGTATACGTATAGACTATGAGTATTCTCAATACTCCTGCAGCTCATTGATGGCCCTCTCTGCCCCATGAAATTGAAGCCAGTGATTAAACAGGCTATGCGAAGTCAAATGCAAACATTCAACgtgttttaaaaatagatcAGGAGCCAACAGATGCTAGTCATATCACAGAAACCTTTTGTTAGCCTGTGTTTGTGGATTATCTTTATGGGAAGCCCATACTGCAGTAATGACCGAAAACTGATAACATGCTACCTTGCAACAAGAGGTTTGTTTAGAGACACAGTTTCACACCTGATAAATCACCAGTACAATCATAAACACTGTTTGAGAGAAGCTGTAGTTGAACAATTgaggtaaatgtttttgtaaatgaatcactaaaaagcacaaaaagtgTAGCTCCAAGTTAAATCTGTGCTCTTATTCCACCCTGCCCCATATTCACACCTGGAAGCACCTGGATATCACCTCATTTGTAAATTCCAATAACCACAACCGATCAAGTGAGGTGTAAGTTTATTCGTCATTATAGATATGAAAATGGTAATAAATGAGGAAACATACTAGTTGTTTTCAGTCAATTGAATCATACAGCCTATTCTGGAGATTCTAACAGCTGTCGTTCAAATCAGAGCCCCATTTGGCAGCCTTTGGGCAACTGTCACCTCACTGTCCTCCAAAAGCTCATTACTCAGAATAAATCATtgggaaatttaaaaaaaaaaaaaaaagtccattgAAAATATACCACAGACATTTAAGCACCTAAACTGACCATGCACTGGTGGTTACAGATGTTTGCCTGGCCATTCCTCAGTTAAATTTAAGGTGGACAAATCATTAACTTCTGAGTGTTAGATGATGTTATTATAATGAATGTATACATCTGTTATCCTGTTACTGTTGAGTTGAAAGGTGCAGCTGCAAGCATCCTCATGTGACGTTACGACCCTTTTCTAGTG from Mastacembelus armatus chromosome 17, fMasArm1.2, whole genome shotgun sequence encodes the following:
- the LOC113133912 gene encoding elongation factor 1-delta-like isoform X1, translating into MDQAWPKSQQKEAPQNAVPVGAFRSGNIPNIERGIISGDNVQFGRVRRRPRLSQSESQNSGAEEEWLSSPMEARSSYGQSPILQGMQAEGIWYNRSIYEHAESNYQRWLSSNGNSPQSSSPRSPNTRGFLTFYSKRSHSEQQDQGHPVNTLKSSDTPHHQYSKNRSRTTSETEQEGKSIRRPVQRKRALSETENRPRRDNSNMSGLQCLATEKIWFDKHRYDEAEKCFYEGVNGPSTQQQQVKAAAQQAKGRHQKRQHRNSSSHGGDQELVSRMKSLELENQCLHKVVEEMRAALQKLESRVVVLEKSPAPAAIPCAKAAPVHAAPVKQVKVENGDDDDDIDLFGSDDEDEEAARLKQERLDAYAAKKAKKPALIAKSSILLDVKPWDDETDMVKLEECVRSVQMDGLLWGASKLVPVGYGIKKLQINCVVEDDKVGTDILGEEITKFEDFVQSVDVAAFNKI
- the LOC113133912 gene encoding elongation factor 1-delta-like isoform X2; translation: MDQAWPKSQQKEAPQNAVPVGAFRSGNIPNIERGIISGDNVQFGRVRRRPRLSQSESQNSGAEEEWLSSPMEARSSYGQSPILQGMQAEGIWYNRSIYEHAESNYQRWLSSNGNSPQSSSPRSPNTRGFLTFYSKRSHSEQQDQGHPVNTLKSSDTPHHQYSKNRSRTTSETEQEGKSIRRPVQRKRALSETENRPRRDNSNMSGLQCLATEKIWFDKHRYDEAEKCFYEGVNGPSTQQQQSSSHGGDQELVSRMKSLELENQCLHKVVEEMRAALQKLESRVVVLEKSPAPAAIPCAKAAPVHAAPVKQVKVENGDDDDDIDLFGSDDEDEEAARLKQERLDAYAAKKAKKPALIAKSSILLDVKPWDDETDMVKLEECVRSVQMDGLLWGASKLVPVGYGIKKLQINCVVEDDKVGTDILGEEITKFEDFVQSVDVAAFNKI